The genomic window GGGACTAAAGTAAAAGGTGATTTCTTTAACGAGGTGAGGAATGTACTTGAGAATCTCTACCAGCGAAATTGAGTGATCAGCAACGATGTCAAATATGCGTAAGCGATCGCTTTCTTGCTCCATCACGACTAATGCATCCAGATCTTCAGCATAATACAGCGATCGGCTAGCTTCGTTAACAAAAAACACGGCTTTCTCAGAGAAAACTCCCACCACATTGGAAACTGGAATGCGCGTATCGAGTAAGCGGTGCAGTAGAGCACGGTCATTCTCATGTTCTAGGTTCAGTACACGGAAGCTATCTTTTCGAGATGATTCTTTACACGCCACTGTGAACATAGATTCTAATGCTATTCGGAAGTTAAAGGGGTAATATAGCTCTGGTTGAGAAGTGGTTAGAACTACCGTTTTGTACCGAGTATCACAATACTCTAGCGCAGCTTCCATGCAGTCCCGATAATGTCCCTGGCGACGAAACTGGGGATGGGTTGCGACTGCGTGGATACCTCCTGCGCGCACCGATTGTCCCATTATCCATAGCGGCAGTTCCAGAACTCCGACATGGGCGATCGCCTTCCCTTCTGCAAATTTCATAAAGGGAACTGATGCCGCCTCCCAGGATGCGCCTAGCTCTCGTCCTATACTGGCAAATTTTTGTAGTTCAATTTCTGGAAAGACGATATCTAGCAAGTCGAAGAGGCGATCGCTCAGACTCTGATCTGCGACGAAAGATCGTTGTAAACTTTGGATCATTTTATTTCACCACATAGGTTCTACTTCAGACATGGCAATCTCTGCTTTCAGTCAGGTTGAAAATCTGAATTAACACTTCTGGACTAAGAGCGACTTCAAGAACTAAAGAGAAATTGCGATAGATGGAGTGGCATCGATCGCTTGTGGACGAGTTGTCCACTGGCAAAGTACTCCAGTTCATCGGCGGTTGACTGCCTTCCTAGCGCCTCGTTGCGCTGAGGATGGCGACCAAAACGAGCAACTACGTCCTGATGCCCACGGGCTTGTGTCGCAGAAAATTCTAGCAGAGCCCGATACTCTTGAGGTGTCTCTTGCGCCAGATCATCTGCTAGCTTAACCGCTAGTTCTAGGTTGGTAAGATCTTCAGAATGTCCTAGAGGCAGCAAGAAGAAGGTCTTCTCCCAAGGAGTTTTGAGATCTGTATAGTGACCTATCTTAATCCCCTCGATCGCCAGTGCACAAGCTTTTGAGTCCTGTGCGAAGGCTTGTGCTGTTCCCTTATAAATCGATCGGGAAAACTGGTCGAGGACGATAATTAGCGCCAGCCGCGATCGGGGTTCACTAGACCAAATGCCAAAATCACCCCGCGCAGCTTGTTCATAAAGGAGTAAAAAATGCTCGTTGATAGCCGCATCTGCACCTCCGCGAAACCACCAGTCCCACCGCCGAACCATTGCTGCTTGATTACCGCTAGGTTGAGTCGGGAACCAGAACTGAAGCACATCTTCAGATCGATCGCCTTCAGATCGATAGTCTTCAGATCGATCGCCTACTTTCTCAATAGGTCGAAATTTTATCGGGTTTGAATCAGGGCTTGAATTAGTAGTTGTCATAATACGTTCTCCTACCTCAGAGGTTGTCTGAGAAGTCTAGGTTGCTATCCAATCCGCCCCCTAAATCCCCCATTTTGGGGGACTTTGAAGAAGGAGTGCTCGGAAGTCCCCCAAAATGGGGGATTTAGGGGGCGAGTGTAAGAATCTTTGATACTTCCCAGACATCCTGTTAAACCTCAGCGGTTTGAAGTTCATGATGAGGGGAGGGAGCAGCATTTAGAATTGCCTTGAGGTTTTCTGGATTCATTGTCATCAGATAAGGCTCCATTAGGCTAGGCGGTAACAACTCTAACAGAACTTCATTTTCGAGCCAGAATTCAATCAGTTCAAAAAAGTCTCCTCGTTGGCAGCGAACAGCACGCCAGCCCTCTCGATTGGCGATCGCATAGATTTCTGTCTCACTGATTGGCACTGCAATGTTGACGTGCGTAGCAGTGTAAACCTCAGCGTCAAGAATAGGTTCAGAGAATAAAACAGGCTCATCGTCTAAACCTGGTTTGAGTACCGTACCCTTAGGCAAAAACTCAAGGGCAGTGCCGCAGGAATCCAGGGCAAGTGCGACGTAACTACCCGAATGATTAGGGAATGGAAACGCCCGTCCCTGCCATAATTCCGCAACGACCTCAGCAGCATGAAGGGGATTGTTAACAGCTAGTGTAATGTGGTGGATCATGTGGAAAATTCCTCCAAAAGTATCGTTCTGAATATCTTTAAGTTAATGGATAAAATCTGGTTCGTCTGTTGGAAAAAGTCGTGTCAAATGCTAGGGAAAATCATGTTTTGCTCAAACATTGTGCTGAAATCAAAAGCTGATGAGATCCCCCTGGTAAGAGCAATAGTATTATTGACATCAAACGCAATGCTCAAGGTTTCATCTACGACGACTAGAACTGATTCTTGCTGGAATTCCTGTTTGTAAGCGTCGATGATTTGGTTGATCGATCGCTCATTTGCTTGCGTGTCTTCAAGAATGAGAGAAACCACATTGCTGGGTTCCCGAATCAGTTGATCTGAACTGTTCAAAAACTGTCCATCTGCATTGTAAACTGTTAAGCCATCCGGGAAACGAGGCGTGACTTCGTTGCGAAGGAACTGGCGAAACTGGCGATCGCTGACCTGTCCTGTTGTGCCAATATTGCGTCCATAATAGAGATCAACCTGAATCAGTTCAGGCGTTGAATCATTATCGATTAAATCTTCCCCCTGCCCAAACCCTACACTAACCGCTTCATTGACGACTTGTAAAACCGAGTCTTGCTGAAACTGATCTTCATAAACATCAATAATTTCGTAGAGTGACTGCTCGTTCTGTTCGGTGTCTTCGAGAATTAATGAAACGACCTGAATAGGTTCTCGTATCAAACGATTTGAGTGAGTTGGAGACGACTCTGTGGCATCATAAACCGTTAAGCCATCAGGAAATCGGGGTGTTACCACATCCTCAAGAAATTGACGGAATTGGCGATCGCTGACCCGTCCTGTTGTGCCAATATTCCGCCCAAAGTATAAATCAACCTGAATCAATTCAGGTGTAGAGTCATTCTCGATCAAATCCTCACCCCGACCTAAACCAACAGCAATATCTTCATTCTCTACCTGCAAAACTGATTCTTGCTGGAACTGCTCTTTGTATGCGGCAATAATGTCGTTGATCGCTTGTTGATTGCTAATTGTATCTTCGTAAACTAATGAGATTACCTGACTAGGTTCTCGAATTAAGTCTCCATCACTGTCCAAAAATTGTCCTTTTGCGTCATATACTATCACCCCAGTCGAGAACCGAGGTGCAACGACATCCCTAAGAAATTGCTGAAATTGTTGTTTTGTAACCCTCCCTGTCGTTCCGATATTGCGTCCAAAGTATAAATCTTGTTGAATCAGCATCGGATCCGATTCAGCGACAGGTAGCGTGGGATAAAACTGCATTAAACTACTCAGGGCAGTGGTCTGAAGTACACTTGTCATAATTTTTTCCTTGAAAGGTGGAATTAAGCAATCTAGTTAAGATAGGAAGGCTGACTGACATCGCTGAGTTGGGGTATGAAAATCCGGTTCTCCTTGCCCTGTTAAGAAAAGGCTAGGGGCTAGGTTGAGTCGGCAATGCAAATAAGATAGATTTCTGTCCAACCCCTCTTTTTTTTCTAAGAGGATATCTGAGAAGTATCAAAGATTCTTACACTCGCCCCCCAACCCCCGATTTTGGGGGACTTCCAAGCCACTTCTTCTTCAAAGTCCCCCAAATGGGGGATTTAGGGGGCGGATTAGATAGCAAACCTAGACTTCTCAGACAACCTCTAAAGCAAAGGGGCTTTGAGCAGATTCGTACTCCTGCTCAACAAAGTCAACTGATATTACTTAGATCAGGTTTAGGAAGAGGATGTTTGAGAAGAGGATGGCTAAAAAATTTCTGAGACGGTGTCGTTAATGATTTGTCTGCCCAGATATTAATCAGCTAAATATTAATTATGGGCAGAACGCTAACGAAGCGGAGACTCTTTATACTTTTCAACCATCCTCAACTGCACTTTTCAAACATCCTCATATTTTCAAACATCTTCACATTCTCAATCCTCACACACCGCTAAGATAAACAGATTCAGGCATGATGTCTATTGGGAAAAGTCGGCAATACCATTGATTAATCTTCTGACTTTTTCCAACAGATTCTGACAGACAAACTTCGCTTTGGGGGTTATGTTCTGAAGAACAGTTTTAGCAGTAAGGCACTTATGTTTTTTACAGCCCGCCCTATAGCAGTAAAATTAGAGGCAGAAGGAAACCCTACCGATGTCTTAAACTCAATGACTCCGGATGAAGCCCTAATTGTTCTAGAAATCCTTCTTCAGCCGAAGTGCCTTAGTGACCTTCAGCAGACGGTATTTTGTCGGGCGTGGGTGGGATTGAGCTACGAAGAGATTTCTGAAGAACTTGCCTATGATCCGGGTTATATTCGAGATGTGGGATCGCAGCTTTGGTCAATGCTGTCTAAAGTTTTGGGAGAGAAAGTAACTAAAAAAAATGTGCACGTTGCTTTAAGACGTTACCAACGAGAGCAGGAATCACAGCAGACGATCGCGCGTGGAGATAGACTAGCGATCGCTTTCTTAGACGACCTTCCAGAGGCTTCACCCTTTCGGCTAGAGTTCCCTAGTGGGGTAGTGGCATTAAACTCACCTTTTTATGTAGAGCGTTCGCCGATTGAAGCACAGACCCTTCGCGAAATCCATAAACCGGGTAGTCTGGTTCGCATCAAAGCCCCCCGACAAATGGGTAAATCTTCCTTTATGCACCGGATTCTGGCACACGCAAAGCAAAGCGGATTACAGACTGCAACGCTAAATTTGCAAAGAGCGGATAGTAGTGTATTAGGCTCTTTAGATAAGTTTTTGCGCTGGATCTGTGCCAATATTGCCCAGCAGCTTGATTTGGCTCCTATTTTAGATGACTACTGGAATTTGGAAATGGGCAGTAAGATGAGTTGCACCCTCTACTTTCAGCGGTACTTGCTAGAGGCGATCGATACTGCTCTAGTTCTGGCTTTTGATGAAGTAAATCGATTGTTTGAGTATCCTGACTTAGCGCTGGATTTTTTACCCTTGTTACGCTCCTGGTATGAGGATGCATCAGAGTTTGCGATTTGGCAGAAATTGCGGCTGGTGGTGGTGCATTCGACCGAGGCATATATTCCGCTCAATATTAATCAGTCGCCTTTCAATGTCGGACTCCCTATTCGGCTGCCCGAATTTACGTTGGAGCAGGTGCAGGATTTAGCGTTGCGGCATGGGCTAAATTGGGCAAAGACGGCAGCAGGCGTACAAGATTTGCGATCGCTCTTAGAAATGATTGGCGGGCATCCCTATTTGGTCCGCTTGGCGCTGTATGCGCTACGGCAGCAGATGAGCCTGGAACAACTGTTGCAGGAAGCCCCAACTACGGCAGGAATTTATGGTGAACATTTACGGCATCATTTAAATCATTTGCATGAGCATCCTGAATTGGCGATCGCCCTTCAGCAAATTCTCTCTGCAACACCCGGACAGTTAGAAGCAATGACGCTCTATAAACTAGAAAGCCTGGGTTTGATTAAGTTTCAAGGCAACCAGGCAATCCTTAGTCGCGAGTTGTATCGCCTATATTTTCAGAACCAGCTTATTTAATGATTGAATCAAAAGTAAAGATCGAATCAGGGAAGAGAAATGTCTGAACTACCCCCGTTCTATGAATATCAAGTTGGCGGAACCCTCAAGAGCGATTCGCCAACCTATGTCGAACGGCAGGCAGATACAGACCTGTACCAGGCGCTACTCCGGGGAGAATTGTGTTCGGTTTTCAGTTCGCGACAAATGGGTAAATCGAGCTTGCGGCTGCGGGTAAAACGTCGTTTGCAAAAATTAGCTAGACCGTGTGTTTCAATAGATATGACCCGAATTGGTAGTAAAAATATTACGCCTGAGCAATGGTATTTAGGGCTGGTAGTAGATTTGGTGCGAGGGTTTGGGTTAGATTCATTTAACGCGGTTGCTTGGTGGCGTGAACGGCAGTATCTTTCGTTAATTCAACGCTTCAGTCAGTTCATTGAAACTGTGCTTTTGGTGCAGGTGCCAGGTGAACAGATTTTTATTTTCATTGACGAAATTGATAGTGTGCTGAGTCTTGATTTTTCAGTCGAAGACTTTTTTGCGCTGATTCGGTACTGCTATAACCAGCGGGTAGAAAACCCTAATTATCAGCGTTTAAATTGGGTCTTATTAGGAGTAGCGACTCCTTCAACTTTAATACAAAATCCATTCCTAACTCCTTTTAATGTAGGGCGAATTATTGCCTTGCAGGGATTTCAACTGGCGGAAGTGCAACCGTTGATTGATGGGTTAGAAGGTAAAGTTAGCCATCCCCAAACGGTGTTACAAGAAATTTTAGATTGGACAGGGGGGCAGCCTTTTTTGACCCAAAAGCTTTGTCGTTTAGTAGCAGAGCGACAGGGGTTAGAGCAGGCGAGATCGCAGCAAGGACAAGGAACTCAGGAGTCGATCGACTGTCGCCTCGATCAACAATTGCCGATCGCCAACCCTCATTTAATTCAGTTTTTTTATGACTTATCTACAGTTGCGATCGAGAAACTGGTGCGATCGCACATCCTTGAAAATTGGGAGGCGCAAGATGAACCTGAGCATTTACGAACAATTCGCGATCGCTTACTTAAAAATAGCCATCGGCAAGAATTATTAGAACTTTGTCTCAGAATAGTGCAAGGCGAGAAAATTCCAACCCACGACTCTAGTGTTCAGCGCGAGCTATTCCTATCTGGGTTAATTATTCCTAACCAAGGACAACTTCAAGTTGCTAATCGGATTTATCAAGAAGTGTTTCATCCAGACTACATCAAACAATACCTTCTGGTTCCTGAATCTGTTTCATCCACCGGTTCTTCTCTCCATTCAAGCTTTACTCTGAGTCACGAACTCCGCACTCCTCTCAATGCCATCTTGGGCTTTACCCAACGGATGCTGCGCGATCCTGCTCTAACCCCTACTCAACAAGAATCTCTCGCTATCATTAACCAGAGTGGCGAACAACTCCTCCTCCTAATTAACCGTCTTCTCCTACCAGAGTCCCCTGCTCCAGCCTCTCTGCCTCCAGAACTTCCTCTCCTGACCTCTCCCATGGATGCGCTGATGCAGATGCCACCTGAGTGGATTAATCAACTGCATCAAGCGGCTCTTCGTACCGATGAATTCCAAATTTTAAAACTGATTGAGCAAGTTCCGTCTAGTCAGCAGCCCATGGCGATCGCGCTAACTGATTGGATCAAGAATTTTCGCTGCGACAAGATTTTGGATTTAACTTCTCCCTACTTCTAACTGCCTGCCCTATAAATAAAAATGATAAAAAAGTCATGAAAACCCGTCTCTCTCGTCGCTTATTTCGAGCCCTTCGTCAATTCCCGATCGCCTTAGGGCTAATGCTATTCCTGTTGACAGCCCTCACTTGCTGTAACCTTTCGCGCTCTCCGTCTATTGAAGCGACAGCCCCTACCCCAGCGGGACTGCGCATTTATTGGCGACGAGGACTGTTTCCAGAAGAAGATCAGGCATTACAACAGGCGATCGCTGCCTGGGAGCGCCAAAGCTCGATCCCCGTCAAACTCTCATTGCTCAGCCCCGATGATGTCTTAAACCAAGCTGTTATTGCGCTCGAAAATGGCGATCCGCCTGATATTGTGTTCGCCCATCGTGCCGACTATACTCTGGAGCCTCGGTGGGCATTAGAGGATAAACTTGCTGATGTATCTGATGTAGTTGCAACGGTCAAAAATCAGTACAGTCAGTTGGCGCTAGATTCTGCCTACCTGTACAACAAAGCTGAGCAAAAGAAAAGCTTTTATGGAGTGCCCATTGAGATTCAGGCTTTGCATATTCACTATTGGCGCGATCATCTTGCCCAGTTGGGTTTGAGTGATGATAGTGTCCCTAACGATTGGGACGAGTTTTGGCAATTTTGGCAACAAGCTCAAACTCGGCTCCGTCAACTTGGAGAATCTAAAATTTACGGACTGGGATTAACGCTCTCCCCTGCATCCAGTGATTTATTTGTTTTATTTGAGCAAATTCTAGAGGCATACAACATTGAAGTATTAAATGCACAAGGACAGTTACGGCTGAACGAACCCCAAGTGCGTCAAGGAATTATCACAGCGATGAAATGGTTAACTCAGCTTTATCAAGATAAATACATACCGCCAGAGTCGTTAAATTGGGTTGATTCGGATAACAACGTTAACTTCTTAAATCACAACATGTTGATGACCGCAAATCCTAGTCTATCAATTCCTGTATCTCAACGGGATGATACCGATCTCTACTTTAAAAGAATTGCCACCCGTGAATTTCCTAAAAAACCTGACGGAGAACAAATGCGAACCTTGATTTCGGTCAAGCAAGCGCTAATCTTTAAGAATGCCAAAAACATCAAGGCTGCAAAAGCGTTTTTAACCTATTTTGTTGAACCCGATCGCCTCAACGCCTATCTAATTAACTCACGAGGACGCTCATTCCCAACCATGCCTAGTTCGCTTAAAGATTCCTTCTGGCAAAGCTCTGCCGACCCCCATATTTCCAAAGCCGTTAAGCAACTTCAAGGTCAAACCCGTCTCTTTTACCATATTCTTAATCCAGCCTATTCTCAGGTTCAGGAAGAGAGCGTCTGGGGGCAAGCTCTTCAACAGATCATCGTAAACGGTAGATCTCCTGAGGCTGCTGTGGATGAAGCGATCGCCCGCATCCAAAAAATATTTGATGAATGGCAAAACATCTCATAAATCTGTCTCTCATCAACCCTTTCAAAACTATGCAATTCTGGAAACGCAGCCTTATTGTTCAAATAGTCGGATACTTTTTAATTCTGTCTTTCGTAACAGTAAGCGCCATTTGCTGCGTTGCATTTCTCCAATCTCGGGCAGCCCTTAAAACCTCAATTATCAAACAACTTTATTTAACCGCTAACCTCAAAGAAGATGAACTCAATCGCTGGGTGGCAGACCAAGGCGAAGAAGTCAGAACCTTGATAAAAACGCCAGAAGTTCAAGCCTTTGCACCTCTGCTAATCCAGAGTGATCGACAAAATGAGTCAACCGCACAAACAGAAGCCTACCAGCGACTTTCAGGACTGTTAACGGCGATCGATAGCCAGCATTCTAGCCTTGACGAAATTCTGATTTTAACGAAAGGCAGCAAGGTAGTACTTTCTACCAAGAAATCTAATGAAGGCTCCTACGAACCGCTAGTTCAATATAGCTATCTGCCTAAAACTCAGGAGTTTCAGTTTTCCCCCAACTTCTACCCCGCCCCTACAACTGGCGAACCCCGCATGACATTTGCTACTCCCATTGAAGGTGCAACAGGTCAGCAAATAGGTATACTAGCCCTTCATCTTAATCTCAGCCGCATTGATGAAATTTTGCGTAAACGTCCAGGATTAGGAAAAACAGGCGAAACTTATTTAGTGGGTAACACTCTACCTAACCAAGGCGGCAACTTAAAAAGCTATAACATTTTCATTTCTAAAACTCCCTCTCACCAGCCTGCCGATCGCGATGTTTATAGCCAAGGGATTGCCCTAGCATCGCAGGGACTTGCGGGTAGCGGGGTTTATTGGAACTATCGCGGGGAAGAGGTGCTGGGGGTGTATCGCTGGTTAGAGAATCATGATCTAGCTCTGTTAGTCGAAATGACGACTCAGGAAGCCTTTGCGCCTGCGCGACAGCTTGCTCAAACCATTTTTACCACAGGATTAGGGTTGGTGGGTCTGTTGGCGATCGTTGTTTACTATGGCACCCAGCGGATTGCCCACCCCATTTTAGCAATCACTCAAACCGCAACGCAGGTCGCAGCAGGGAATTTAGCCTCCACGGCTCCAGTGCTCACTGAGAATGAAATCGGTATTTTGGCAAGAGCATTCAATCAAATGATTGAACAGCTGCGAATGCTTTATACACAGCTAGAGATAAAGGTTGAAGAACGAACTGAAGAACTCAGACAATCTCGACAATTTTTGGATAGCATTATCAATAGTTTACCGCTGGCACTATATGTTAAAGATGCAAGACAAAATTTTCGGTATGTCCTGGTGAGTCGAAACTCTGAACACATTTTAGGATTTTCGCCAGAAACGGCGATCGGGCGTAATGATCAGGAGCTAATTTCTTCTGAACAGGCTGCTTACCATCTGCAAGAAGATATTGCTACTTTGCAGCACAGCGGTTTAGTAGAACTACCGGAACACTGGATTGAGCGAGAACCTGGACATCGGATTATGGTGAGAGGCTGGAAGCTACCTTTGTTTGATGCACAAGGAAAACCTAGTCATATTTTGGGTATCTCTGAAGATGTGACCGATCGCAAACAGCAGGAACAAGCATTGCGTTTGTTTTTAGAAGGAACAGCGGCAAAAACAGGAGATGTTTTCTTTAATACTTGCGTATCTTATTTGGCTGAAATATTGCGGGTACGCTATGCGTTTGTCACTGAGTTTGTTGAGGATTCTGAGACTAGCGATCGCCACAGGGTTCACACCCTCGCATTTTGGCAAGGAGTTGCCCAAGGAGAAAACTTTGAGTACTCGATTCAAGACACACCTTGTGAGGCAGTGCTGAATGGAGAGCTATATTCTTGTCCTACCAATCTACTCACTTTATTTCCTCAACTACTGGATAAGATGGCGATCGCGGCTGTCAGCTATCTGGGTGTTCCTCTAACCCACTCATCAGGAAAAATCTTGGGACATCTAGCCGTTTTAGACGTAAAACCAATGGAGGAAGATCCGAGTCGAGAACTGATCTTGAAAATTTTCGCAGCCCGTACTGGGGCTGAGTTAGAGCGTAAGCAGGTAGAAGCCTCGCTGCTCTTAGCCAAAGATGCTGCTGAAGCGGCAAATCGTGCTAAGAGCGCTTTTTTGGCGAACATGAGTCACGAGCTACGAACGCCACTCAACACGATCTTGGGATTCTCTCAACTGATGGAAAGAGATGTCCTTCTGACCACTAGTCAGAAAGAGTTTTTAGCAACCATCAACCAAAGTGGAGAACACTTATTAAACTTAATTAATGACGTTTTAGAAATGTCTAAAATTGAGGCAGGTCGGATTGCCTTAAACCCAACGACGTTTGATCTGCGTTTCCTGCTCCATACGCTCAAGGAAATGTTTCAAGTTCGAGTTAAAGCTAAGAGTCTATCATTGGAGTTTAGATTAGCTAACAATTTGCCACACCATGTTTTAGCAGACGAGGGAAAACTTCGTCAGGTACTCATTAACTTATTAGAAAACGCAGTAAAATTTACCCAAATTGGACATATTCAGGTGCAGGTGACCACGACCTCGCCACACCTTACGCCCAGCCTTCCTAAACTTCGCTTTGAAGTTCATGATACGGGTTGTGGCATTGCCGCTGAAGATCTAGGACAATTATTTCAACCCTTTTCGCAGCCGTTCACTAGCTCTCAAATGGGTCAGGGCACGGGGTTGGGGTTGGCAATTAGTCGTCAGTTTGTGCGTTTAATGGGGGGAGATATGGGGGTTATGAGTCAAGTCAATGAGGGCACAACCTTCTGGTTTGATATTCCTGCTGTGTCTGCAAGTCCGTTAGAAATATCACCGATCTTGCCAGATAAACGAGTTTTACGAATTGCGCCCCATCAACCTAATTACCGGCTTTTGATAGTAGATGACCGACAAGAAAATCGGGAATTAATGGTGCGGTTATTAGACATGGTAGGCTTTGAAACGACTACAGCAGCGAATGGCGAAGAAGCGATCGCCCAGTGGCAAGCTTGGCAGCCCCACCTCATTTGGATGGACATGCGAATGCCTGTCATGGATGGCTACGAGGCAGCCAGACGCATTCGCGCCCAAGATCATACTCACACGACAAAAATTATTGCTCTGACTGCCAGCGCCTTTGAAGAACAACAAGTGAGTATCTTGGCAGCAGGCTGCGATGATTTAGTCTGCAAACCCTATAAAGAATCCCTTATTTTTGAAAAAATCACCCAGCATTTAGGGACTCAATATCTCTACGCTGAACCTCTAATGAACTTGCTACAAAATTCTATTGCTCCGAAGGATCTGACTTCAGACCTGTTGAGTATGATGCCGATAGAATGGATGGCTCAGATGTATCAAGCGGCACTCCGAACCGATGAACAGATGATCTTTAAGCTGATTCAACAAATTCCATCTTCTAATCAAGCGATCGCCGATGCCCTAATGGATCTGGTGCATAACTTTCGCTGTGACAAACTGATGGATTTAACCCAACCCTTCTTACCCACGAACTTTTCCAATGAACCGTAGCCCAGCCCAACCCCATCGGGGTAATATTTTGCTTGTAGATGATACGCCCAATAACCTTCGTCTTCTATCGGCAATGTTGACCGAGCAGGGATATGAGGTGCGTCGAGTGGTGAATGGTCAAATGGCACTGAAAACAGCCCAAGCGAACCCACCAGATTTGATGCTTTTGGATATTAAAATGCCAGACATGAATGGTTACGAAGTCTGCCAACGCTTAAAGGCAGATGTAGAAACACGAGATATTCCGGTGATTTTTATCAGTGCTTTAGATGAGGTGCTGGATAAGATGAAAGCCTTTGCGGTAGGCGGAGTAGATTAC from Timaviella obliquedivisa GSE-PSE-MK23-08B includes these protein-coding regions:
- a CDS encoding response regulator encodes the protein MQFWKRSLIVQIVGYFLILSFVTVSAICCVAFLQSRAALKTSIIKQLYLTANLKEDELNRWVADQGEEVRTLIKTPEVQAFAPLLIQSDRQNESTAQTEAYQRLSGLLTAIDSQHSSLDEILILTKGSKVVLSTKKSNEGSYEPLVQYSYLPKTQEFQFSPNFYPAPTTGEPRMTFATPIEGATGQQIGILALHLNLSRIDEILRKRPGLGKTGETYLVGNTLPNQGGNLKSYNIFISKTPSHQPADRDVYSQGIALASQGLAGSGVYWNYRGEEVLGVYRWLENHDLALLVEMTTQEAFAPARQLAQTIFTTGLGLVGLLAIVVYYGTQRIAHPILAITQTATQVAAGNLASTAPVLTENEIGILARAFNQMIEQLRMLYTQLEIKVEERTEELRQSRQFLDSIINSLPLALYVKDARQNFRYVLVSRNSEHILGFSPETAIGRNDQELISSEQAAYHLQEDIATLQHSGLVELPEHWIEREPGHRIMVRGWKLPLFDAQGKPSHILGISEDVTDRKQQEQALRLFLEGTAAKTGDVFFNTCVSYLAEILRVRYAFVTEFVEDSETSDRHRVHTLAFWQGVAQGENFEYSIQDTPCEAVLNGELYSCPTNLLTLFPQLLDKMAIAAVSYLGVPLTHSSGKILGHLAVLDVKPMEEDPSRELILKIFAARTGAELERKQVEASLLLAKDAAEAANRAKSAFLANMSHELRTPLNTILGFSQLMERDVLLTTSQKEFLATINQSGEHLLNLINDVLEMSKIEAGRIALNPTTFDLRFLLHTLKEMFQVRVKAKSLSLEFRLANNLPHHVLADEGKLRQVLINLLENAVKFTQIGHIQVQVTTTSPHLTPSLPKLRFEVHDTGCGIAAEDLGQLFQPFSQPFTSSQMGQGTGLGLAISRQFVRLMGGDMGVMSQVNEGTTFWFDIPAVSASPLEISPILPDKRVLRIAPHQPNYRLLIVDDRQENRELMVRLLDMVGFETTTAANGEEAIAQWQAWQPHLIWMDMRMPVMDGYEAARRIRAQDHTHTTKIIALTASAFEEQQVSILAAGCDDLVCKPYKESLIFEKITQHLGTQYLYAEPLMNLLQNSIAPKDLTSDLLSMMPIEWMAQMYQAALRTDEQMIFKLIQQIPSSNQAIADALMDLVHNFRCDKLMDLTQPFLPTNFSNEP
- a CDS encoding response regulator; this translates as MNRSPAQPHRGNILLVDDTPNNLRLLSAMLTEQGYEVRRVVNGQMALKTAQANPPDLMLLDIKMPDMNGYEVCQRLKADVETRDIPVIFISALDEVLDKMKAFAVGGVDYITKPFSEEEVFARVENILTIRKLQQQLKQLEVRQAKSEANYQSLFKIWGLCLVQMTDGVEEMRIQDESDRKAP